One part of the Streptomyces lydicus genome encodes these proteins:
- a CDS encoding sulfocyanin-like copper-binding protein: MTTPRRRTLWLVIAGAAAAVVLGIASTVLLATIGPHRAPGPPGRTVPAARCAAPALPGRTVDVTAADTAPGTMSHAPGRHPRAMLRLTVHPATVPAGTVSLRVRNDGALTHEVLVLPLAAGRSVGDRPTGPDGRISETGSLGEASRSCHAGSGNGITPGTTGWVTLTLHPGRYELVCNFPGHYAAGMHVELDVTGR, from the coding sequence GTGACCACGCCACGTCGCCGGACCCTGTGGCTGGTCATCGCCGGGGCAGCCGCAGCCGTGGTGCTGGGCATCGCCTCGACCGTCCTGCTCGCCACCATCGGCCCCCACCGCGCCCCAGGTCCCCCGGGGCGGACGGTCCCGGCCGCACGCTGCGCGGCGCCCGCTCTACCGGGCCGCACCGTGGACGTGACCGCGGCCGACACGGCTCCGGGCACGATGAGTCACGCTCCTGGTCGCCACCCCAGGGCCATGCTGCGGCTGACCGTTCACCCGGCCACGGTCCCGGCCGGGACCGTCTCGCTGCGGGTGCGGAACGACGGTGCCCTCACCCACGAAGTCCTGGTGCTCCCGCTGGCGGCGGGCCGGTCCGTGGGAGACAGGCCCACCGGGCCGGACGGACGGATCAGCGAGACGGGCAGCCTGGGCGAAGCCTCTCGCAGCTGCCACGCGGGCAGCGGCAACGGCATCACCCCGGGCACGACGGGCTGGGTCACGCTCACGCTGCACCCGGGGCGCTACGAACTCGTCTGCAACTTCCCCGGCCACTACGCCGCCGGCATGCACGTCGAACTCGACGTCACGGGCCGATAA
- a CDS encoding SHOCT domain-containing protein, whose translation MPHRAILGLWTVDQPEKVFGVMWYGGWGSGGWVLMAVIMILFWGLLIAGIIALTHYLTGAGRSRQSGPTASGESGWSAGRAEGLLAERFARGEIDEDEYKRRLTVLREHR comes from the coding sequence GTGCCGCACCGCGCGATCCTGGGATTGTGGACGGTTGACCAGCCGGAGAAGGTGTTCGGTGTGATGTGGTACGGCGGCTGGGGCTCGGGTGGATGGGTCCTCATGGCCGTGATCATGATTCTGTTCTGGGGACTGTTGATCGCCGGAATCATCGCCCTCACCCACTACCTCACCGGCGCCGGCCGCAGCAGGCAGAGCGGCCCGACCGCGTCCGGCGAGAGCGGATGGAGTGCCGGGCGGGCGGAGGGTCTGCTCGCGGAACGATTCGCACGCGGGGAGATCGACGAGGACGAGTACAAACGTCGTCTCACGGTGCTACGGGAGCATCGGTGA